The Spirochaetales bacterium genome window below encodes:
- a CDS encoding endo-1,4-beta-xylanase: MNLYTRLSVFLLCLVMSSVVSSCVSKPVQETHTAVPTSTPVPQKTTTGDVSTKAPETPALDITLEPKGDKYLGNIWSTSVSEDPLFLQLWNQVTPENAGKWGSVEVIQDTMRWQLLDNAYNFAKANNFPFRLHTLVWGNQQPEWISSLSPTEQLEEIEEWMALLSDRYPDIDFIDVVNEPLHAPPSYRNALGGSGKTGWDWVISSFELAREYFPGASLHLNDYSITSSEDATTTYINVIELLKKRNLIDGIGLQGHFLERIPVATISRNMNRLAETGLPVHITELDIDLGNDSIQAKRLKDIFTFFWEHEAVKGITIWGYREKMVWRKSAYLVRDDGSARESLKWLSAYLKGEDYEIPPPAKGMRYGSPDGIRIEAESFNDAKGLEADNGVITGCGAGDWVLYEKVFLMAGYSRLRISYTGVSEVPGKILVRLDKLEADNAAAIETKFSGGPQSFIEGETAWKGVEGMFDVYLVFEGAEDIGNIDYLEFSFSE; this comes from the coding sequence ATGAATTTATATACCCGGTTATCGGTATTTCTCTTATGTCTTGTGATGTCGTCTGTTGTTTCGAGCTGCGTGTCGAAACCGGTACAGGAAACACATACCGCGGTTCCCACGTCGACTCCGGTTCCTCAAAAAACCACCACGGGCGATGTTTCGACAAAGGCTCCCGAAACCCCGGCACTCGATATCACCCTCGAACCAAAAGGCGACAAATATCTCGGTAATATATGGTCCACCAGCGTCTCCGAAGATCCCCTGTTTTTACAATTATGGAACCAGGTTACCCCGGAAAACGCGGGGAAATGGGGTTCGGTCGAAGTAATTCAGGACACGATGAGGTGGCAGCTTCTCGACAATGCCTATAATTTCGCCAAAGCCAATAATTTCCCGTTTCGCCTTCACACCCTCGTCTGGGGCAATCAGCAGCCCGAATGGATTTCTTCATTATCCCCTACCGAACAGCTCGAAGAAATCGAGGAATGGATGGCCCTCCTTTCGGACCGGTACCCCGACATCGATTTTATCGATGTCGTGAACGAACCGCTCCACGCACCGCCGTCCTACAGAAACGCCCTCGGCGGAAGCGGGAAAACCGGCTGGGACTGGGTGATCTCATCGTTTGAATTGGCAAGGGAATATTTCCCGGGAGCCTCCCTTCATCTGAACGACTACAGTATCACGTCTTCGGAGGATGCGACGACGACATATATTAATGTCATCGAACTCCTCAAAAAACGCAATCTCATCGACGGCATCGGTCTGCAGGGGCATTTTCTCGAAAGAATTCCGGTCGCCACGATATCGAGGAACATGAATCGTCTTGCGGAAACCGGCCTTCCGGTCCATATAACGGAACTCGATATCGATCTCGGTAACGATTCGATTCAGGCAAAACGCCTGAAAGACATCTTTACTTTTTTCTGGGAACATGAAGCGGTAAAGGGAATCACAATCTGGGGATACAGAGAAAAAATGGTCTGGCGGAAATCCGCGTACCTGGTACGCGACGACGGCAGTGCGAGGGAATCTCTGAAATGGCTTTCAGCCTACCTGAAAGGGGAGGATTACGAGATTCCGCCGCCGGCAAAAGGAATGCGATACGGAAGCCCGGACGGCATTCGCATCGAAGCCGAATCATTCAATGACGCCAAAGGACTGGAAGCCGATAACGGCGTCATTACCGGCTGCGGGGCGGGAGACTGGGTTTTGTACGAAAAAGTGTTCCTCATGGCGGGATATTCCCGTTTACGGATATCGTATACAGGCGTATCCGAGGTACCCGGAAAGATACTGGTAAGACTCGATAAGCTCGAAGCGGATAACGCGGCCGCTATCGAAACAAAGTTCTCCGGCGGGCCGCAATCATTTATTGAGGGCGAGACGGCATGGAAAGGAGTGGAAGGGATGTTCGACGTTTATCTTGTATTCGAAGGGGCTGAGGATATCGGGAATATCGATTATCTGGAATTCTCTTTTTCAGAATGA